A window of Christiangramia forsetii KT0803 contains these coding sequences:
- a CDS encoding thioredoxin family protein has translation MSRTASNMLKLGTKAPNFKLMDTITDHLITLDEVKGERGTLIMFICNHCPFVKHVNEEIVRIANEYRQLGFGFAGIMSNDVKNYPEDNPEKMKEHAAKHQYSFPYLFDGTQEIAKAYDAACTPDFFLFDDQLQLIYRGQLDDSRPGNGIHPNGRDLREAMDAILNNRKVTEEQKPSIGCNIKWKD, from the coding sequence ATGTCACGTACTGCTTCAAATATGCTTAAACTCGGGACAAAAGCTCCCAATTTCAAATTGATGGATACCATCACAGATCATCTTATTACTTTAGATGAAGTAAAAGGTGAGCGTGGAACTTTGATCATGTTTATTTGTAATCATTGCCCCTTTGTAAAACATGTGAACGAAGAAATTGTTCGTATTGCCAATGAATACCGGCAGTTGGGCTTTGGATTTGCCGGAATAATGAGTAACGATGTTAAAAATTATCCAGAGGACAATCCTGAAAAAATGAAAGAGCATGCAGCAAAACATCAATATTCCTTTCCTTACCTTTTTGACGGAACCCAGGAAATTGCAAAAGCATACGACGCTGCCTGCACTCCCGATTTCTTCCTTTTTGATGATCAACTACAACTAATCTATCGAGGACAATTGGATGATAGTAGACCTGGAAATGGAATTCATCCAAATGGCCGGGATCTTAGAGAAGCCATGGATGCTATTTTAAACAATAGAAAAGTTACTGAAGAACAAAAACCCAGTATAGGCTGCAACATAAAATGGAAAGATTAA
- a CDS encoding TrkH family potassium uptake protein, with product MKFSGFRSWLQNERFLRYLNRLSFLLSLITVLIAIYDLGYRHAEYEEEQLSHFYFGALIIGVLAILLRYFLFKVHFRLKVRIFDSVLGTLFALLIFIKIDGVLENLPFMEFMNQMVYVYIAALIYFVREFSTVEFSLNSQYLNPAQLFISSFLLIILAGTALLMLPKATYEGISLLDALFTSTSAVCVTGLIVVDTGSYFTLFGQTIILMLMQIGGLGIMTFASYFSYFFRGQTSYQSQLMLKDATNSDKIGEVFSVLKKILFITFIVELLGTIFIYFSLNNSEITHIGHRLFFSIFHAVSGFCNAGFSTLENSLYEPDFRFNYPLHLIIASLFILGGIGFPIVLNIYKYTKYTMKNLYSKIRNKEKLPYSPWVINLNTRIVIVTTFILLSLGTIGFYVSEYNNTLAEHNWFGKIVTAFFGAATPRTAGFNSVDTSALNFSTIMLMFILMWIGASPASTGGGIKTSTIAVATLNFFSLAKGKDRIEVYRREISQASIRRAFAIISLSLMIIGISIFLIASFDQDKTLLSIVFESFSAYSTVGLSTGITSDLSANSKVVIIFTMFIGRVSMLTLLIAILRRVKHLNYRYPSDEILIN from the coding sequence GTGAAATTTTCAGGATTTAGAAGCTGGCTTCAAAATGAAAGATTTCTCAGGTATTTAAACCGACTTTCCTTTTTATTAAGCCTTATAACGGTATTAATTGCCATCTACGATCTTGGTTACCGGCATGCTGAATATGAAGAAGAACAGCTAAGTCATTTCTATTTTGGTGCGCTTATTATTGGTGTCCTGGCGATCCTGCTTCGCTACTTTCTCTTCAAAGTACATTTTCGGCTGAAAGTTAGAATTTTTGACAGTGTGCTTGGCACCCTTTTCGCTTTATTGATATTCATAAAAATTGATGGAGTCCTTGAAAATCTACCTTTCATGGAGTTTATGAATCAAATGGTATATGTCTATATCGCTGCATTAATTTATTTCGTTCGGGAATTTTCTACTGTAGAATTCAGTTTGAATAGTCAGTATCTCAATCCCGCCCAATTATTTATTTCCAGTTTTTTACTTATCATTTTAGCAGGAACCGCATTACTCATGCTTCCAAAAGCTACTTATGAAGGAATTAGTCTTCTGGATGCGCTTTTCACCTCCACCAGCGCCGTATGCGTAACAGGTCTAATCGTAGTAGATACCGGATCTTATTTTACACTTTTTGGCCAGACCATTATTTTAATGTTAATGCAGATTGGCGGACTGGGAATCATGACTTTCGCCAGTTATTTCAGCTATTTTTTCAGAGGTCAAACCTCTTACCAGAGTCAGTTAATGTTGAAAGATGCTACAAATTCAGATAAGATAGGAGAAGTTTTTAGCGTGCTGAAAAAGATCCTTTTTATCACTTTTATCGTAGAATTGCTCGGTACAATTTTCATCTATTTCAGTCTTAATAATTCTGAAATCACCCATATAGGTCACCGCTTATTCTTTTCGATCTTTCATGCGGTAAGCGGCTTTTGTAATGCAGGATTTTCAACTCTGGAAAACAGTCTCTATGAACCCGATTTTAGATTTAATTACCCACTCCATCTAATTATAGCATCCCTTTTTATCCTTGGCGGAATTGGCTTTCCAATTGTACTCAATATTTATAAGTACACTAAATACACTATGAAAAATCTGTATTCAAAAATTAGAAATAAGGAAAAACTACCTTATTCCCCCTGGGTGATCAACCTCAACACCAGAATTGTAATTGTAACCACATTTATTTTGCTTAGCCTTGGAACCATTGGCTTTTATGTTTCTGAATACAACAATACTTTAGCCGAACATAACTGGTTTGGTAAAATAGTGACAGCCTTCTTCGGAGCCGCCACCCCAAGAACAGCCGGCTTTAATAGTGTAGATACCAGTGCCCTGAATTTCAGCACTATCATGCTGATGTTTATTTTAATGTGGATTGGGGCATCTCCGGCGTCTACAGGAGGCGGAATTAAAACAAGTACCATCGCTGTAGCTACCCTCAATTTTTTCAGCCTTGCCAAGGGAAAAGATAGAATAGAGGTTTATAGGAGAGAAATTTCTCAGGCTTCCATACGAAGGGCCTTCGCTATTATTTCATTATCCTTAATGATTATAGGAATTTCTATATTCTTGATAGCAAGCTTTGATCAGGATAAAACACTTTTAAGTATTGTTTTTGAGTCATTCTCCGCCTATAGTACGGTAGGACTTTCAACCGGGATCACTTCAGATCTTTCCGCAAACTCCAAAGTCGTGATTATCTTTACCATGTTTATAGGCCGTGTAAGTATGCTTACACTTTTAATCGCTATACTAAGGCGTGTGAAGCATTTAAATTATCGCTATCCAAGCGATGAAATTTTAATCAACTAA
- a CDS encoding M14 family metallopeptidase, with protein MRISTTIIFLFSFLFIQAQDQEITLDYYLPADISYNSEIPTPQEVIGFIPGEWHVSHDRLLMYINKLAEVSPRIQIENRGFTYEGRQLALLVISSEENLENIENIRKEHVSLVENDSESLNTEAMPIVINQGFSIHGNEASGSNSALLYAYYLAAAEGDEIEKVLDNTVILLDPAFNPDGLQRFAYWANTNKSENINPDPQDREYSEVWPGGRTNHYWFDMNRDWLPVQLPESQARIATFHKWYPNILTDHHEMGSNSTFFFQPGIPSRTHPLTPKMNQDLTREIGTYHAEALDEIGSLYYTEENYDDFYYGKGSTFPDINGSVGILFEQGSSRGHAQETENGILTFPFTIRNQFTAALSTLEASQHMREDLLNYQRNFFKESRDSAESGAYAFGNSHDPFSAYKLAEILKRHKIEVYELKDNFSQQDENFEKGSAYIVPKNQRQHRLLKAMFEKRTEFRDSLFYDISAWTFPLAFNLDFTEEAAMKNAGSKVEELSPISPELPEESDYAYLLNWKDYMAPKALNKILEKDLRAKVAMEDFWLEGKNYGYGTIMIPVQNQKLGNADLYEFLKKVSKESSVKISAIQTGMTKGINLGSNQFRAIKPQKVALIVGGSVTSYDAGEIWHLFDQRYDMKITKLDVSDLSRTDLSRYTDIILPSSWGSGIDKEFAPKLKEWTKSGGTIIAYRSAVNWMKEHKFIDFKTKENKMTAQDISFGERGDFRGAQVIGGAIFEVKLDRSHPIAFGYKDDKIAMFRNTTIFMEADEQSYKNPIQYTQKPLLSGYISKPNLDSIASTVPFKHENMGRGEVMLFTDNTNFRAFWYGTNKLLMNAIFFGEEM; from the coding sequence ATGCGAATTTCTACGACTATCATTTTTCTATTTTCATTTTTATTTATTCAGGCTCAGGACCAGGAAATCACTTTAGATTATTATTTACCTGCAGATATTTCATACAATTCTGAAATTCCAACTCCGCAGGAAGTTATAGGCTTTATTCCCGGAGAATGGCATGTAAGCCACGATCGGCTTTTAATGTATATAAATAAGCTGGCTGAAGTTTCACCCAGAATTCAAATTGAAAATCGAGGATTTACTTACGAGGGAAGGCAATTGGCGTTGCTGGTGATTTCTTCGGAAGAAAATTTAGAGAATATTGAAAATATTAGAAAGGAACATGTTTCCCTGGTAGAAAACGATTCAGAATCTTTGAATACTGAAGCAATGCCGATCGTCATCAATCAGGGTTTTTCCATTCATGGAAATGAAGCCAGCGGATCAAATTCAGCATTATTATATGCGTATTATTTAGCCGCAGCAGAAGGAGATGAAATTGAAAAAGTATTGGATAACACGGTTATTTTGCTTGATCCGGCATTTAATCCAGATGGTTTACAAAGATTCGCCTATTGGGCAAATACCAATAAGAGTGAAAATATAAATCCAGATCCTCAGGATCGTGAATACAGCGAAGTATGGCCGGGAGGAAGAACCAATCACTACTGGTTTGATATGAACCGTGACTGGTTGCCGGTACAATTACCGGAATCTCAGGCAAGAATTGCCACATTTCATAAATGGTATCCTAATATCCTAACAGATCATCATGAAATGGGTTCTAATTCCACGTTTTTCTTTCAACCGGGAATTCCATCAAGAACACATCCGTTAACGCCAAAAATGAACCAGGACTTAACCAGGGAAATTGGAACTTACCATGCCGAAGCACTGGACGAAATTGGTTCTTTATATTACACCGAAGAAAATTATGACGATTTCTATTACGGAAAAGGCTCCACATTTCCCGATATTAACGGAAGTGTAGGAATCTTATTTGAACAGGGAAGTTCCAGAGGACATGCTCAGGAAACCGAGAATGGTATTCTTACTTTTCCGTTCACCATCAGAAATCAGTTTACTGCGGCGCTTTCAACATTAGAGGCTTCTCAACATATGAGAGAAGATCTTCTGAATTATCAACGAAACTTTTTTAAGGAGTCTCGCGATTCTGCCGAATCCGGAGCCTATGCTTTTGGAAATTCACACGATCCTTTTAGTGCCTATAAACTTGCTGAAATATTAAAAAGACATAAAATTGAAGTTTATGAACTTAAAGACAACTTCAGCCAGCAAGATGAAAATTTTGAAAAAGGTTCAGCCTATATCGTCCCGAAAAACCAGCGCCAGCACAGATTATTAAAAGCGATGTTCGAAAAAAGAACTGAGTTTAGGGACAGTCTCTTTTATGATATTTCTGCCTGGACTTTTCCGCTGGCATTTAACCTGGATTTCACAGAAGAAGCCGCTATGAAAAATGCCGGAAGTAAAGTTGAGGAGCTTTCTCCTATATCTCCGGAATTACCAGAAGAAAGTGATTATGCATACCTGCTAAACTGGAAAGATTACATGGCTCCAAAGGCCTTGAATAAAATTTTAGAGAAAGATCTGCGGGCCAAAGTTGCCATGGAAGATTTTTGGCTGGAAGGAAAAAATTATGGTTATGGAACCATTATGATCCCTGTTCAGAATCAAAAACTTGGTAATGCAGATCTATATGAATTTCTAAAAAAAGTGTCTAAAGAAAGTAGCGTAAAGATTTCAGCTATTCAAACAGGGATGACTAAAGGAATTAATCTGGGAAGCAATCAGTTTAGAGCTATAAAGCCGCAAAAAGTAGCCCTTATTGTTGGCGGATCTGTTACATCATATGACGCTGGGGAAATCTGGCATTTATTTGATCAACGCTATGATATGAAAATTACAAAACTGGACGTTAGCGATCTTTCCAGAACCGACCTGAGCAGATACACAGATATTATACTTCCCAGTTCATGGGGCAGCGGGATAGATAAGGAATTTGCACCTAAACTAAAAGAATGGACAAAAAGTGGTGGAACCATTATCGCTTATCGCAGTGCGGTTAACTGGATGAAAGAACATAAATTCATCGATTTCAAAACAAAAGAAAATAAAATGACCGCACAGGATATAAGTTTTGGAGAGCGCGGAGATTTTCGAGGAGCCCAGGTAATTGGAGGTGCTATTTTTGAAGTTAAGCTGGACAGGAGTCACCCCATAGCCTTTGGGTATAAAGACGATAAAATAGCCATGTTTAGAAACACTACTATTTTTATGGAAGCAGATGAACAAAGCTACAAGAACCCTATTCAATATACTCAGAAACCTTTATTAAGCGGGTATATTAGTAAACCGAACCTGGATTCTATTGCGAGTACTGTACCCTTTAAACATGAAAATATGGGGCGCGGGGAAGTAATGCTATTTACAGATAATACCAATTTCCGGGCTTTCTGGTACGGAACCAACAAATTACTTATGAATGCTATTTTCTTTGGGGAAGAGATGTAA
- a CDS encoding PUR family DNA/RNA-binding protein, whose product MSDKGMMEKEEIFSKVLRAGRRTYFFDVRSTRADDYYLTITESKKFTNDDGSFYYKKHKIYLYKEDFDGFREILEEMTNYIINEKGEEVISERHQKDFKKEFDDDENTKDKAVSTSPNAEKFTDVSFDDI is encoded by the coding sequence ATGAGCGACAAGGGAATGATGGAGAAAGAAGAGATATTCTCTAAAGTTTTAAGAGCGGGAAGAAGAACTTATTTTTTTGATGTAAGATCCACCCGTGCTGATGATTATTATCTTACGATCACAGAAAGTAAGAAGTTCACTAACGACGATGGTTCTTTCTACTACAAAAAACACAAGATCTACCTTTACAAAGAAGATTTTGATGGCTTTAGAGAGATCCTTGAAGAAATGACGAACTATATCATCAACGAAAAAGGTGAAGAAGTAATTAGCGAACGTCACCAGAAAGATTTCAAAAAAGAATTTGATGATGACGAAAACACTAAAGATAAAGCTGTTTCCACTTCACCAAATGCAGAGAAATTTACAGATGTAAGTTTCGACGATATATAA
- a CDS encoding YfiT family bacillithiol transferase: MTTEELETLRYPIGKFEIPQEISSEDIKKWITDISELPEKLNKAVRPLSKEQLDTPYRPEGWTLKQLVHHIADSHMSALLRFKWALTEDEPTIKAYDEKAFADLYDSKFAPVEISLDFISALHAKWVILLENMGASDFEKTFVHPQSGSRFKLKEILGHYSWHTRHHFAHLNNLLKNKGWQ, from the coding sequence ATGACTACAGAAGAACTAGAAACACTAAGATATCCTATTGGGAAATTTGAAATTCCTCAAGAAATTTCTTCGGAAGATATTAAGAAATGGATCACCGATATTAGTGAGTTACCCGAAAAACTGAATAAAGCGGTAAGGCCACTTTCAAAAGAACAATTAGATACCCCATACCGGCCAGAAGGCTGGACCCTAAAACAATTAGTACATCATATTGCAGATAGTCATATGAGTGCTTTACTTCGATTTAAGTGGGCTTTGACAGAAGATGAGCCCACCATTAAGGCATATGATGAAAAAGCTTTTGCAGACTTGTATGATTCTAAATTTGCACCGGTAGAGATTTCTCTGGATTTTATAAGTGCCTTACATGCTAAATGGGTGATATTACTGGAAAATATGGGAGCTTCAGATTTTGAAAAGACCTTTGTTCATCCGCAATCGGGATCCAGATTTAAACTTAAGGAAATTCTAGGGCATTATTCATGGCATACGCGACACCATTTTGCTCATTTAAATAATCTTTTAAAAAATAAAGGCTGGCAATAA
- a CDS encoding potassium channel family protein, which yields MKYIVVGLGVFGSSIAEKLAEMGNEVIGVDISMSKVEGIKEKITHAISLDATDMEAIKNLPLNDTDIVIIGIGEDKGANIMAAALMKQMKVKRLISRAVDPLQRMVLETMGVDEIIHPEKETADRWAQKLNLEGVVDSFELDSDYSIVETRIPKEYHEKTIKELNIKEEFDIIVLTTMNVSNSKNELGADTEKKSVQGIARANTVLYKDEIMVLYGHNKDIKNLLEEHKKFKEGI from the coding sequence ATGAAGTATATAGTAGTTGGACTGGGCGTTTTTGGATCATCTATAGCAGAAAAGCTGGCCGAAATGGGAAATGAAGTGATTGGTGTTGATATTAGCATGAGCAAAGTGGAAGGAATTAAAGAAAAGATTACCCACGCCATAAGCCTGGACGCAACCGATATGGAAGCTATTAAAAATCTACCACTGAACGATACCGATATTGTAATTATTGGAATTGGAGAAGATAAAGGAGCAAATATCATGGCCGCCGCGCTTATGAAACAAATGAAAGTAAAAAGGCTTATAAGCCGGGCTGTGGATCCACTTCAGCGCATGGTCCTGGAAACTATGGGAGTTGATGAAATAATTCATCCCGAAAAGGAAACTGCAGACAGATGGGCGCAAAAACTTAATCTTGAAGGTGTGGTAGACAGCTTTGAACTAGACAGTGATTATAGTATTGTTGAAACAAGAATTCCGAAAGAGTATCACGAAAAGACCATTAAAGAGCTAAATATCAAAGAAGAATTTGATATTATAGTGCTTACTACCATGAATGTTTCCAATTCAAAAAATGAACTTGGCGCAGATACTGAAAAAAAATCGGTTCAGGGAATTGCCAGAGCCAATACCGTGCTCTATAAAGATGAAATTATGGTTCTATATGGTCACAATAAGGATATAAAAAATCTTTTAGAGGAACATAAAAAGTTTAAAGAAGGGATATAA
- a CDS encoding peroxiredoxin — protein sequence MSELKLGDKAPNFDAETSDGKINFHDYLGDSWGILFSHPADYTPVCTTELGTVANYKAKFKERDVKVIALSVDGLKSHEGWIKDINETQNTTVNFPIIADEDRKVSDLYGMIHPKADDTLTVRSVFVIAPDKSIKMTLTYPASTGRNFDELLRVIDSLQLTAYNKVATPANWKQGEDVVISPSVSNEEADKMFPKGYKVVKPYLRTTSQPELKK from the coding sequence ATGAGCGAGTTAAAATTAGGAGATAAAGCCCCAAACTTTGACGCTGAAACTTCAGACGGAAAAATCAATTTTCACGACTACCTGGGAGATAGCTGGGGAATTTTATTTTCACACCCGGCAGATTACACCCCGGTTTGTACAACCGAATTAGGCACAGTGGCGAATTATAAAGCCAAGTTTAAAGAACGTGATGTTAAAGTGATAGCGCTTAGTGTTGATGGTTTAAAATCCCATGAAGGCTGGATAAAGGACATCAATGAAACTCAAAACACCACGGTAAATTTTCCAATTATCGCAGATGAGGATAGAAAAGTTTCAGATTTATATGGAATGATCCATCCTAAGGCAGACGATACGCTTACGGTGAGATCTGTATTTGTGATCGCCCCAGACAAAAGCATTAAAATGACACTTACCTATCCTGCAAGTACAGGAAGGAATTTTGACGAATTGTTACGTGTAATAGACTCCCTGCAATTAACGGCTTACAATAAAGTAGCCACTCCGGCAAACTGGAAACAGGGAGAAGATGTGGTAATAAGCCCATCGGTTAGTAATGAAGAAGCAGACAAAATGTTCCCAAAGGGTTATAAAGTTGTAAAACCATATTTGAGAACCACTTCACAACCCGAATTAAAAAAATAA
- a CDS encoding ABC transporter ATP-binding protein, producing the protein MKNLQHLNKYFYKYKWKLLIGLVITIAARIFAIYYIPLIGKSTVIIEKYISGEVSDIAMVKSELAYNIALIVGTTLIAAFLTFLMRQTFIVVSRHMEYDLKNEVFEHYQDLSLNFYKKNRTGDLMNRISEDVSKVRLYLGPAIMYSVTTFTSTIVVLIFMIQAAPELTLYTVIPLPILAFSIYKLSVAIHKRSTVVQQYLSKLNTFTQESFSGIAVIKSYGIEPQTNTNFTELSNGSRDKNIDLVKVQAFFFPLMILLIGISNIIVIYIGGRQIISGQIANIDVLVEFILYVNMLTWPVASIGWVTSLVQQAEASQERINEFLSEKPEITNPKTEPDTIHGDIAFKEVTFTYDDTNITALKNVSFNVKKGETLAIIGKTGSGKSTILELIGRLYDIDQGEIVIDDRNIESLNLESLRESIGYVPQDAFLFSDSIRNNIKFGKTEATEEEIITAAKNASVHKNITGFSKGYDTVLGERGITLSGGQKQRISIARAIIHEPEILLFDDCLSAVDTETEEEILNNLFHISKDKTTIIVSHRISSAKNADKIIILEDGQIVQEGTHQMLMNTEGYYKELYAKQLNEKEM; encoded by the coding sequence ATGAAAAACCTTCAGCATCTAAATAAATATTTTTACAAATACAAATGGAAATTATTAATTGGTTTGGTAATTACCATTGCCGCCAGAATATTTGCCATTTATTATATTCCGCTTATTGGAAAAAGTACGGTGATCATTGAGAAGTATATCAGTGGTGAAGTGAGCGATATTGCTATGGTTAAAAGTGAGCTTGCCTATAATATTGCCCTAATTGTTGGGACTACTCTTATTGCGGCATTTCTTACTTTTTTAATGAGGCAGACATTTATCGTGGTTTCCCGCCATATGGAATATGATCTCAAAAATGAAGTTTTCGAACATTACCAGGATCTTTCTCTTAATTTCTATAAGAAAAATAGAACCGGAGACCTGATGAACAGGATTAGTGAAGATGTTTCTAAGGTAAGATTATATCTTGGCCCTGCGATTATGTACAGTGTTACCACTTTCACTTCAACTATCGTGGTACTTATCTTTATGATCCAGGCTGCTCCAGAACTCACTTTATATACGGTTATCCCATTGCCAATCCTGGCATTTTCCATTTACAAGTTGAGCGTTGCCATCCATAAGAGAAGTACGGTTGTTCAGCAATACCTATCAAAACTAAATACTTTTACACAGGAAAGTTTTAGTGGGATTGCGGTAATAAAATCTTACGGAATCGAACCACAAACCAACACTAATTTCACCGAACTTTCCAATGGAAGCCGGGATAAGAACATTGATCTGGTAAAAGTTCAGGCATTCTTTTTTCCTTTAATGATATTGTTGATAGGGATTAGTAACATTATTGTGATCTATATTGGTGGGAGACAGATTATCTCCGGCCAAATAGCCAATATTGATGTTTTGGTAGAGTTTATTCTTTATGTGAATATGCTCACATGGCCGGTAGCATCTATAGGATGGGTTACGTCACTCGTTCAACAGGCTGAAGCTTCCCAGGAGCGTATTAATGAATTCTTAAGCGAAAAACCAGAGATTACCAATCCTAAAACAGAACCTGATACTATTCATGGAGATATCGCATTTAAAGAGGTAACCTTTACTTATGATGATACCAATATTACTGCTTTAAAAAATGTTTCCTTTAACGTCAAGAAAGGAGAAACCCTGGCCATTATTGGTAAAACAGGATCTGGAAAATCTACTATTCTGGAGCTTATTGGGAGGTTATATGATATAGATCAGGGTGAGATTGTTATAGACGATCGCAATATTGAAAGTCTTAATCTGGAGAGCCTGCGCGAAAGTATAGGATATGTTCCGCAGGATGCATTCTTATTTAGCGATAGTATTCGAAATAATATTAAATTCGGAAAAACAGAAGCTACCGAAGAAGAGATTATCACCGCAGCTAAGAATGCTTCCGTACACAAAAATATTACAGGCTTTAGTAAAGGTTATGATACCGTGTTAGGTGAAAGAGGAATTACACTTTCTGGCGGACAAAAGCAAAGGATTTCTATTGCCAGAGCGATTATCCATGAGCCGGAGATTCTTCTTTTTGACGACTGCCTTTCTGCGGTAGACACCGAAACAGAAGAAGAGATTTTAAATAACCTATTCCATATTTCTAAAGATAAAACCACCATTATTGTAAGTCACCGTATATCGTCAGCAAAAAATGCCGATAAGATCATTATTTTGGAAGACGGACAAATAGTTCAGGAAGGTACCCACCAAATGCTAATGAATACTGAGGGATACTATAAAGAACTCTATGCAAAACAGCTAAATGAAAAAGAAATGTGA
- a CDS encoding tRNA-binding protein, translating to MEEINWNDFEKVEMRVGSITSVEDFPEARDPAYKLTIDFGEEIGEKRSSAQITRRYTKEELPGRQVIAVVNFPVKRIAGFKSECLVLGVLGDNKDVVLLSPDQKMPNGSKIA from the coding sequence ATGGAAGAAATTAATTGGAATGATTTTGAAAAGGTAGAAATGCGGGTAGGTTCGATTACTTCAGTAGAAGATTTTCCAGAAGCCAGGGATCCGGCGTATAAACTGACTATAGATTTTGGGGAGGAAATTGGCGAAAAAAGATCTTCAGCTCAAATTACCCGGCGTTATACGAAAGAAGAACTTCCCGGAAGGCAGGTTATTGCCGTGGTTAATTTTCCCGTAAAGAGGATTGCTGGTTTTAAAAGTGAATGTCTTGTTCTTGGGGTCTTGGGGGATAATAAAGATGTTGTTTTACTATCTCCAGATCAAAAAATGCCTAACGGATCAAAAATAGCCTAG
- a CDS encoding peptidylprolyl isomerase: MNEGLYAKFHTSKGEILVELEYEKTPGTVGNFVGLAEGNIENEPKAKGEAYYDGLKFHRVIPDFMVQGGDPQGTGAGGPGYQFDDEIHPELKHDAPGKLSMANAGPGTNGSQFFITHVETPWLDGKHTVFGNVVEGQDIVDKIQQGDKLEKVEIIREGSAAENFKATEAFQNFTAEKAGREEEEKKNAEAEVDKLATGFQKTDSGLRYQIIQKGDGAKAEKGKTVSVHYKGQLADGTVFDSSYKRNKPLEFPIGVGHVIPGWDEGIQLLQVGDKARMVIPSHIAYGERGAGGVIPPNAVLIFDVELMEVK; this comes from the coding sequence ATGAACGAAGGATTATATGCTAAATTCCATACTTCTAAAGGAGAGATCCTGGTAGAACTGGAATACGAAAAAACACCCGGAACTGTAGGAAACTTTGTAGGCCTTGCTGAAGGGAATATAGAAAATGAGCCAAAAGCTAAAGGAGAGGCTTATTATGACGGATTGAAATTTCACCGTGTAATTCCAGATTTTATGGTACAGGGAGGCGATCCTCAGGGAACCGGTGCCGGTGGACCAGGATATCAGTTTGATGATGAGATTCATCCGGAACTTAAGCATGATGCACCAGGAAAACTTTCTATGGCCAATGCAGGTCCCGGAACTAACGGGAGCCAGTTTTTTATTACTCATGTGGAAACTCCATGGTTAGATGGAAAACATACTGTTTTTGGGAATGTTGTAGAAGGTCAGGACATAGTTGATAAAATTCAGCAGGGGGATAAACTTGAAAAAGTAGAGATCATCCGTGAAGGAAGTGCTGCTGAAAACTTTAAAGCTACGGAAGCTTTTCAGAATTTTACTGCTGAAAAAGCAGGAAGAGAAGAAGAGGAAAAAAAGAATGCAGAGGCTGAAGTAGACAAATTAGCAACTGGTTTTCAAAAAACAGATAGCGGACTTCGTTACCAGATCATTCAAAAAGGGGATGGTGCGAAAGCAGAGAAAGGAAAGACCGTTTCTGTGCATTATAAAGGGCAGTTGGCTGATGGGACTGTTTTTGACTCTTCTTATAAGAGAAACAAACCTCTCGAATTTCCAATAGGAGTAGGGCATGTTATTCCGGGATGGGATGAAGGTATTCAACTTCTTCAGGTTGGAGATAAGGCAAGGATGGTAATTCCTTCTCATATTGCTTATGGAGAAAGAGGCGCAGGTGGAGTGATACCTCCAAATGCGGTACTTATTTTTGATGTGGAATTAATGGAGGTAAAGTAA